The Salvelinus namaycush isolate Seneca chromosome 16, SaNama_1.0, whole genome shotgun sequence genome has a segment encoding these proteins:
- the LOC120060788 gene encoding tripartite motif-containing protein 35-like — protein MASKASLSEDDFSCPVCCDIFNDPVVLLCSHSFCKACLEEYWKEKTSRQCPVCRKKSSMEFPPCNLVLKNLCEAYLQDRSQRASAGSEVLCSQHSEKLKLFCLEDKQPICLVCQTSKKHKSHDCCPIDEAVLDHKEELKTSLKPLQEKLKVFGEVKLTCHKRANHIKSQAQHTERLIKMRFEMLHQFLHEEERARIAELKEEEEQKSLMMKKKIDEMSREISSLSDTIRTIEEELGAEDISFLQNYKDTVKRAQCTLPDPERVSGALIDVAKHLGNLQFRVWEKMQGVVHYTPVTLDPNTAHPHLILSDGLTSVRYSDEKQQLPDNPERFDEEETVLGFEGFNSGTHSWDIDVGENIYWYLGVIRVCPEEGRQWILGWILGCVVWWW, from the exons ATGGCCTCTAAAGCTTCTCTCTCCGAGGATGATTTCTCCTGTCCTGTATGCTGTGACATCTTCAATGATCCTGTGGTCCTGTTGTGTAGCCACAGCTTCTGTAAAGCCTGTCTGGAGGAATACTGGAAAGAGAAGACATCTCGACAATGTCCAGTCTGCAGAAAAAAATCATCAATGGAATTCCCCCCCTGTAACCTGGTTTTAAAGAACCTGTGTGAAGCCTACTTACAGGATAGAAGTCAGAGAGCTTCAGCAGGGTCTGAGGTACTCTGCAGTCAACACAGTGAGAAACTCAAGCTCTTCTGTCTGGAGGATAAACAGCCCATCTGTTTGGTGTGTCAAACTTCAAAAAAGCATAAAAGTCATGACTGCTGCCCAATAGATGAAGCTGTACTGGATCATAAG GAGGAACTCAAGACTTCCTTGAAGCCCTTACAGGAGAAATTAAAGGTCTTTGGAGAAGTTAAACTGACCTGTCATAAAAGAGCCAACCACATCAAG AGTCAGGCCCAGCACACAGAGAGGCTGATTAAGATGAGGTTTGAGATGCTTCATCAGTTTCTACATGAGGAAGAGAGAGCCAGGATAGCTGAactgaaggaggaagaggagcagaaGAGTCtgatgatgaagaagaagattgatgagatgagcagagagaTATCATCACTTTCAGACACAATCAGAACCATAGAGGAAGAGCTGGGAGCTGAGGACATCTCATTCTTGCAG AACTACAAGGATACAGTGAAAAG AGCCCAGTGTACACTGCCAGATCCAGAGAGGGTTTCAGGAGCACTGATAGACGTGGCAAAGCACCTGGGAAACCTGCAGTTCAGAGTCTGGGAGAAGATGCAGGGAGTAGTTCACTACA CTCCAGTGACTCTGGACCCCAACACTGCCCACCCACATCTCATCCTGTCTGATGGTCTGACAAGTGTGAGATACAGTGATGAGAAACAGCAGCTTCCTGACAACCCAGAGAGGTTTGATGAGGAAGAAACTGTCCTGGGTTTTGAGGGTTTTAACTCAGGAACACACAGCTGGGACATTGATGTTGGGGAGAATATATACTGGTACCTGGGTGTGATCAGAGTCTGTCCAGAGGAAGGGAGACAGTGGATATTAGGATGGATCCTGGGGTGTGTTGTTTGGTGGTGGTGA